In one window of Nocardiopsis aegyptia DNA:
- a CDS encoding bifunctional riboflavin kinase/FAD synthetase codes for MRRWGGLEDIPSEWGRSVVAVGVFDGVHRGHQAILATAVERGRALGLPVVVVTFDPHPETVLRGATPPVLTPLDRRVELLEGHGADAVCVLPFDKRLSARSPEEFVRSVLTDRLHAVAVVVGEDFRFGHRAVGDVAALAGLGRELGFTADGVPLVADGRTITSTRVRALLADGDVAGAADLLGRPHRVEGEVVHGAARGRELLGFPTANMDLAPDTAVPDDGVYAGWLSRTASGTGQEHRWPAAISVGTNPTFDGAERTVEAYALDRDDLELYGVHMAVEFTHRIRGQERFDSIDELIVAMRRDVDRCREVLVGDAPGAPTGGPAGESGSTV; via the coding sequence GTGCGGCGATGGGGCGGGCTGGAGGACATTCCCTCCGAGTGGGGGCGGTCCGTGGTGGCGGTCGGGGTCTTCGACGGTGTGCACCGCGGGCACCAGGCCATCCTGGCGACCGCCGTCGAGCGCGGCCGCGCCCTGGGGCTGCCCGTGGTCGTGGTGACCTTCGACCCCCACCCCGAGACGGTGCTGCGCGGGGCGACCCCGCCGGTGCTGACCCCGCTGGACCGGCGGGTGGAGCTGCTGGAGGGGCACGGCGCCGACGCGGTGTGCGTCCTGCCCTTCGACAAGCGCCTGTCGGCGCGCTCGCCGGAGGAGTTCGTCCGGTCGGTGCTCACCGACCGCCTGCACGCGGTCGCCGTGGTCGTGGGCGAGGACTTCCGGTTCGGCCACCGGGCCGTGGGCGACGTCGCGGCGCTGGCCGGACTCGGGCGCGAACTCGGCTTCACCGCGGACGGTGTGCCGCTCGTGGCCGACGGGCGCACCATCACCTCCACCCGCGTACGCGCCCTGCTCGCCGACGGCGACGTGGCCGGGGCCGCCGACCTGCTGGGCCGCCCGCACCGGGTGGAGGGCGAGGTCGTGCACGGCGCCGCGCGCGGGCGCGAGCTGCTCGGGTTCCCCACCGCCAACATGGACCTGGCGCCCGACACCGCCGTGCCGGACGACGGCGTCTACGCCGGCTGGTTGAGCCGGACCGCGTCCGGGACGGGGCAGGAGCACCGCTGGCCGGCCGCGATCTCCGTGGGCACCAACCCCACCTTCGACGGCGCCGAGCGCACGGTGGAGGCCTACGCGCTGGACCGCGACGACCTGGAACTCTACGGCGTGCACATGGCCGTGGAGTTCACCCACCGGATCCGCGGGCAGGAGCGCTTCGACAGCATCGACGAGCTCATCGTGGCCATGCGCCGCGACGTCGACCGGTGCCGTGAGGTGCTGGTCGGGGACGCGCCGGGCGCCCCCACGGGCGGTCCGGCGGGGGAGAGCGGCTCCACAGTGTGA
- the rbfA gene encoding 30S ribosome-binding factor RbfA, whose protein sequence is MVDAARARKIADRIQRIVAEMLDRRIKDPRLGFVTVTDARITADLRDATVYYTVFGTADEKAASAAALDSAKGVIRSEVGRQTGIRHTPSLTFVIDEVQENAQHIEELLVKARQADEEVAQRATGASPAGEADPYKAPREAEDDEDQ, encoded by the coding sequence ATGGTTGACGCCGCACGCGCGCGCAAGATCGCCGACCGCATCCAGCGCATCGTCGCCGAGATGCTGGACCGGCGGATCAAGGACCCGCGACTGGGATTCGTCACCGTGACCGACGCCCGGATCACCGCCGACCTGCGGGACGCCACCGTGTACTACACGGTGTTCGGCACCGCGGACGAGAAGGCGGCCTCCGCCGCCGCCCTGGACAGCGCCAAGGGCGTGATCCGCAGCGAGGTCGGCCGCCAGACCGGTATCCGGCACACGCCGAGCCTGACCTTCGTCATCGACGAGGTGCAGGAGAACGCCCAGCACATCGAGGAGCTGCTGGTCAAGGCGCGTCAGGCCGACGAGGAGGTGGCCCAGCGGGCCACCGGCGCCTCGCCGGCGGGGGAGGCCGACCCGTACAAGGCCCCCCGCGAGGCCGAGGACGACGAGGACCAGTAA
- the nusA gene encoding transcription termination factor NusA: MSVLRSLEREKDISVELVAKAIEDALLIAYHREEGADKRARVELNRSTGHVTVWVSELDEEGDVVGEYDGTPSGFGRIATSTAKQVILQRLRDAEDELTLGEFAGREHDIVSGIIQQGKDPRNVLVDLGRIEAILPPQEQVPTEEYTHGERLRAYVVQVRKGHRGPSVTLSRTHPNLVRKLFELEVPEIADGTVEIAAIAREAGHRTKMAVRSNRGGVNAKGACIGPLGSRVRNVMAELHGEKIDIVDYSDDPAVFVANALSPARVNSVEVLDMAARVARVIVPDYQQSLAIGKEGQNARLAARLTGWRIDIRSDADPAGEPVETGEPDADDAPPVG, from the coding sequence ATGAGCGTCCTGCGCAGCCTGGAACGCGAGAAGGACATCTCGGTCGAACTGGTCGCCAAGGCCATCGAGGACGCGCTCCTGATCGCCTACCACCGCGAGGAGGGCGCCGACAAGCGTGCCCGGGTCGAACTGAACCGCTCGACCGGCCACGTGACCGTGTGGGTCTCCGAGCTCGACGAGGAGGGGGACGTGGTCGGCGAGTACGACGGCACCCCGTCCGGTTTCGGCCGCATCGCGACCTCCACCGCCAAGCAGGTCATCCTCCAGCGCCTGCGCGACGCCGAGGACGAGCTCACGCTCGGCGAGTTCGCCGGCCGCGAGCACGACATCGTCTCCGGCATCATCCAGCAGGGCAAGGACCCCCGGAACGTGCTGGTGGACCTGGGCCGGATCGAGGCGATCCTGCCGCCGCAGGAGCAGGTCCCCACCGAGGAGTACACCCACGGCGAGCGGCTGCGCGCCTACGTCGTGCAGGTCCGCAAGGGCCACCGCGGCCCCTCGGTCACGCTCTCGCGCACCCACCCCAACCTGGTCCGCAAGCTCTTCGAGCTGGAGGTCCCCGAGATCGCCGACGGCACCGTCGAGATCGCGGCGATCGCGCGCGAGGCCGGCCACCGGACCAAGATGGCGGTCCGCTCCAACCGGGGCGGCGTCAACGCCAAGGGCGCCTGCATCGGCCCGCTCGGCAGCCGGGTCCGCAACGTCATGGCCGAGCTGCACGGCGAGAAGATCGACATCGTCGACTACTCTGACGACCCCGCCGTGTTCGTCGCCAACGCCCTGTCCCCGGCACGGGTGAACTCCGTCGAGGTGCTCGACATGGCCGCCCGCGTGGCGCGCGTGATCGTGCCCGACTACCAGCAGTCGCTCGCCATCGGCAAGGAGGGCCAGAACGCCCGCCTGGCCGCCCGGCTCACCGGGTGGCGCATCGACATCCGCTCGGACGCCGACCCCGCCGGCGAGCCCGTCGAGACCGGCGAGCCGGACGCGGACGACGCCCCTCCGGTCGGCTGA
- the truB gene encoding tRNA pseudouridine(55) synthase TruB has translation MAESGVVVVDKPADWTSHDVVAKTRGLARTRRVGHAGTLDPMATGVLVLGVEKGTKLLGHLTLTEKVYDATFRLGQATSTDDAEGEFGPRVDASGVADEAVHAAVAAFTGRIQQVPPQVSAIKVDGKRAYKSAREGKEVALKAREVTIAAFTVTDIRRVADEGGTFVDVDAEVTCSSGTYIRSLARDMGADLGVGGHLTALRRTRVGPYDLSQARTLDQLAEEFTQVPLAHAVAAAFPVRTLTEDETGRIRHGNRIGPSSLGGGPVGLFAPDGRVVALGENRGDHMKPVVVFDPA, from the coding sequence ATGGCCGAGAGCGGCGTCGTGGTCGTGGACAAGCCCGCCGACTGGACCTCGCACGACGTGGTCGCCAAGACGCGCGGGCTCGCGCGGACCCGGCGGGTCGGCCACGCCGGGACCCTGGACCCGATGGCCACGGGCGTCCTGGTGCTGGGGGTGGAGAAGGGCACGAAGCTGCTCGGCCACCTGACCCTCACGGAGAAGGTCTACGACGCGACCTTCCGGCTCGGCCAGGCGACCAGCACCGACGACGCCGAGGGCGAGTTCGGCCCGCGGGTGGACGCCTCCGGGGTGGCCGACGAGGCCGTGCACGCGGCGGTCGCGGCCTTCACCGGACGGATCCAGCAGGTCCCGCCGCAGGTCAGCGCGATCAAGGTGGACGGCAAGCGCGCGTACAAGTCGGCCCGTGAGGGCAAGGAGGTCGCGCTCAAGGCGCGCGAGGTGACGATCGCGGCGTTCACGGTCACCGACATCCGCCGGGTGGCGGACGAGGGCGGCACGTTCGTGGACGTCGACGCCGAGGTGACCTGCTCCAGCGGGACCTACATCCGCTCGCTCGCCCGCGACATGGGCGCCGACCTCGGCGTGGGCGGCCACCTGACCGCGCTGCGCCGCACCCGGGTGGGGCCCTACGACCTGTCCCAGGCCCGCACGCTCGACCAGCTGGCGGAGGAGTTCACGCAGGTCCCGCTCGCCCACGCGGTGGCCGCGGCCTTCCCGGTGCGCACCCTCACCGAGGACGAGACCGGCCGCATCCGGCACGGCAACCGGATCGGGCCGAGTTCGCTGGGCGGCGGCCCGGTGGGCCTGTTCGCCCCCGACGGCCGCGTCGTGGCCCTGGGCGAGAACCGCGGCGACCACATGAAGCCGGTCGTGGTCTTCGACCCGGCCTGA
- the infB gene encoding translation initiation factor IF-2 — MAKVRVYELAKEFGVESKAVLAKLNEMGEFVRSASSTIEAPVVRRLQEAFKGSENNGGKKGGPAPKPGPRPAGQAPKPGPAAPKPGPAPKPGPKPAPAAKPAAPAEAAAPAEQRPAAPKPAAKPAREEAGPRPGGAPKPAPQGGRPERGDRPERGERPQRPERGERGGRSEGGRAPRPGGPRPGPRPGNNPFASNASGMGSKPAGPRPGGGGAPRPGPRPGPQAGDQRAPRPGGGAPRPGGGGPRPGPRPPQAGDQRTPRPGGAAGAPRPGGGAPRPGGGGGAPRPGGPRPSPMNMPSSRPSAPAGGGRGGAGGGRPGGGGRGRGGAPAGAGPRPGGGGGRPGGFGGRPGGGGRGRGGGTAGAFGRPGGRPGRARKSKKQRRAEFHELSAPSFGGVKIPSGNNQVIRLSRGASLSDFGDKIDVNPASLVQVMMHLGEMVTATQSLPDETLQLLGEELSYRIEVVSPEDEDRELLESFSIEFGEDEGGDAELRPRPPVVTVMGHVDHGKTRLLDTIRKTNVVGGEAGGITQHIGAYQVATEVDGEERKITFIDTPGHEAFTAMRARGAKVTDVAVLVVAADDGVKPQTAEAIDHAKAAEVPIVVAVNKIDVEGADPQRVRAQMTEYGLVAEEYGGDVQFVDISALQGTNLDALLESIVLTSDAALELQANPDMDAQGLAIEAYLDRGRGSMATVLVQRGTLNVGDSIVCGDAYGRVRAMLDEHGQNVQSAEPSRPVQVLGLTNVPSAGDSFLVVKDDRVARQIAQQREARERFAQQAKSARRVTLDNWQSAIKEGERSELLLLIKGDMSGSVEALEESLLKIDAGGDEVSIRIIGRGVGAITQNDINLASSADAIIVGFNVRPEGKNSQLADRMGVDIRYYSVIYQAIDEVEAAVKGLLKPIYEEVQLGSAEIREVFKVPKIGNIAGSIVRSGLIRRNSKARLIREGVVISENLTVESLRRFKDDATEVREGFECGIGVGYNDLRPEDVIETYEMQEKPRD, encoded by the coding sequence GTGGCGAAGGTCCGGGTGTACGAACTCGCCAAGGAGTTCGGTGTAGAGAGCAAGGCCGTTCTGGCCAAGCTCAACGAGATGGGCGAATTCGTCCGTTCGGCGTCCTCGACGATAGAGGCGCCGGTCGTGCGACGTCTGCAAGAAGCTTTCAAGGGGTCCGAGAACAACGGCGGCAAGAAGGGTGGACCGGCTCCCAAGCCGGGTCCGCGCCCTGCCGGCCAGGCCCCCAAGCCGGGTCCCGCGGCTCCCAAGCCCGGCCCGGCCCCCAAGCCTGGCCCGAAGCCGGCTCCGGCGGCCAAGCCCGCCGCGCCGGCCGAGGCGGCCGCACCGGCCGAGCAGCGTCCCGCTGCGCCCAAGCCGGCTGCCAAGCCCGCCCGCGAGGAGGCCGGCCCGCGCCCCGGTGGCGCGCCCAAGCCCGCCCCGCAGGGCGGACGCCCCGAGCGTGGTGACCGTCCTGAGCGCGGCGAGCGGCCCCAGCGCCCTGAGCGCGGCGAGCGCGGCGGCCGTTCCGAGGGCGGCCGTGCCCCGCGTCCGGGCGGTCCCCGTCCGGGCCCGCGTCCCGGCAACAACCCGTTCGCCTCCAACGCCTCCGGCATGGGCTCCAAGCCCGCCGGTCCGCGTCCCGGTGGCGGCGGCGCTCCGCGTCCGGGCCCCCGGCCCGGTCCGCAGGCCGGCGACCAGCGCGCTCCCCGTCCGGGTGGCGGTGCTCCGCGTCCCGGTGGCGGCGGTCCCCGTCCGGGTCCGCGGCCCCCGCAGGCCGGCGACCAGCGCACCCCGCGTCCCGGCGGTGCCGCGGGCGCTCCCCGTCCCGGCGGTGGCGCTCCGCGTCCCGGTGGCGGCGGCGGTGCCCCGCGTCCGGGTGGTCCGCGTCCCAGTCCGATGAACATGCCCTCCTCCCGTCCCTCGGCTCCGGCCGGCGGCGGTCGCGGCGGAGCGGGCGGCGGTCGTCCCGGCGGCGGCGGTCGCGGTCGCGGGGGAGCCCCCGCGGGTGCGGGTCCGCGTCCCGGTGGCGGCGGCGGTCGTCCGGGCGGCTTCGGTGGTCGTCCCGGTGGCGGCGGTCGTGGCCGCGGTGGCGGAACGGCCGGTGCGTTCGGTCGTCCGGGCGGTCGTCCCGGGCGTGCGCGCAAGTCCAAGAAGCAGCGGCGTGCCGAGTTCCACGAGCTCTCGGCCCCGTCCTTCGGCGGCGTCAAGATCCCGAGCGGCAACAACCAGGTCATCCGACTGTCCCGCGGCGCCTCGCTGTCGGACTTCGGCGACAAGATCGACGTCAACCCGGCGTCGCTCGTCCAGGTCATGATGCACCTGGGTGAGATGGTCACCGCGACCCAGTCGCTGCCGGACGAGACCCTGCAGCTGCTCGGCGAGGAGCTCAGCTACCGCATCGAGGTCGTCAGTCCCGAGGACGAGGACCGCGAGTTGCTGGAGTCGTTCTCCATCGAGTTCGGTGAGGACGAGGGCGGCGACGCCGAACTGCGTCCGCGCCCGCCGGTGGTCACCGTCATGGGTCACGTCGACCACGGTAAGACCCGACTGCTGGACACGATCCGTAAGACGAACGTGGTCGGCGGCGAGGCCGGCGGCATCACCCAGCACATCGGTGCCTACCAGGTCGCGACCGAGGTGGACGGCGAAGAGCGCAAGATCACCTTCATCGACACCCCTGGTCACGAGGCGTTCACCGCCATGCGTGCCCGTGGTGCGAAGGTCACCGACGTCGCGGTTCTGGTCGTGGCGGCCGACGACGGCGTCAAGCCGCAGACGGCCGAGGCCATCGACCACGCCAAGGCGGCCGAGGTGCCGATCGTCGTCGCGGTCAACAAGATCGACGTCGAGGGTGCCGACCCGCAGCGCGTGCGCGCCCAGATGACCGAGTACGGCCTGGTGGCCGAGGAGTACGGCGGCGACGTCCAGTTCGTGGACATCTCCGCTCTCCAGGGCACCAACCTCGACGCCCTGCTGGAGTCGATCGTGCTCACGTCCGACGCGGCCCTGGAACTCCAGGCCAACCCGGACATGGACGCGCAGGGTCTGGCCATCGAGGCCTACCTGGACCGCGGTCGCGGTTCCATGGCCACGGTGCTGGTCCAGCGCGGCACGCTCAACGTCGGCGACTCGATCGTCTGTGGTGACGCCTACGGCCGCGTCCGGGCCATGCTCGACGAGCACGGCCAGAACGTGCAGAGCGCCGAGCCGTCCCGTCCGGTGCAGGTGCTGGGTCTGACCAACGTGCCCAGCGCCGGTGACAGCTTCCTGGTCGTCAAGGACGACCGGGTGGCGCGTCAGATCGCCCAACAGCGCGAGGCGCGCGAGCGCTTCGCCCAGCAGGCGAAGTCGGCACGCCGCGTCACCCTCGACAACTGGCAGTCCGCCATCAAGGAGGGCGAGCGCTCCGAGCTGCTCCTCCTCATCAAGGGCGACATGTCCGGTTCGGTCGAGGCGCTGGAGGAGTCGCTGCTCAAGATCGACGCCGGCGGCGACGAGGTCAGCATCCGGATCATCGGACGCGGTGTCGGTGCGATCACGCAGAACGACATCAACCTGGCGTCGTCCGCGGACGCGATCATCGTCGGCTTCAACGTGCGGCCCGAGGGCAAGAACAGCCAGCTCGCGGACCGTATGGGCGTCGACATCCGGTACTACTCGGTGATCTACCAGGCCATCGACGAGGTCGAGGCCGCGGTCAAGGGCCTCCTCAAGCCCATCTACGAGGAAGTCCAGCTGGGCAGCGCCGAGATCCGCGAGGTCTTCAAGGTGCCCAAGATCGGCAACATCGCCGGTTCGATCGTCCGGAGCGGACTCATCCGCCGCAACTCCAAGGCCCGGCTCATCCGGGAGGGAGTCGTCATCTCCGAGAACCTCACCGTGGAGTCCCTGCGGCGGTTCAAGGACGACGCGACCGAGGTCCGCGAGGGCTTCGAGTGCGGTATCGGGGTCGGTTACAACGACCTGCGCCCCGAGGACGTCATCGAGACCTACGAGATGCAGGAGAAGCCCCGCGACTAG
- the rpsO gene encoding 30S ribosomal protein S15, whose amino-acid sequence MSIDTATKEKIIAEYATAEGDTGSPEVQVALLTHRITELTEHLKGHKHDHHSRRGLLLMVGRRRRLLKYIAKQDITRYRSLIERLGLRR is encoded by the coding sequence GTGTCGATCGACACCGCCACCAAAGAGAAGATCATCGCCGAGTACGCCACCGCCGAGGGTGACACCGGCTCCCCCGAGGTCCAGGTCGCGCTGCTCACGCACCGCATCACGGAGCTGACCGAGCACCTCAAGGGCCACAAGCACGACCACCACAGCCGTCGTGGCCTGCTCCTGATGGTCGGTCGCCGCCGCCGTCTGCTCAAGTACATCGCCAAGCAGGACATCACCCGGTACCGCTCGCTCATCGAGCGTCTGGGCCTGCGCCGCTAG
- a CDS encoding YlxR family protein — MGCRSRTVQSDLVRLVAVGSAIVPDTRGRHPGRGAYLHNDRRCFELAVRRRAWSRAFRDREGSGRTAWDVSRVDALFEPAPDGGSGRPSR; from the coding sequence GTGGGATGTCGGTCGCGGACAGTCCAGTCCGACCTCGTGCGGTTGGTGGCCGTGGGCTCGGCCATCGTGCCCGACACCCGGGGTCGACACCCCGGGCGCGGTGCCTACCTGCACAACGACCGGCGATGCTTCGAGCTCGCCGTGCGTCGCAGGGCGTGGTCACGCGCCTTCCGGGACCGGGAGGGATCCGGGCGCACCGCGTGGGACGTCTCACGGGTTGACGCCCTCTTCGAGCCCGCCCCAGATGGCGGATCGGGTCGGCCCTCCCGATAG
- the rimP gene encoding ribosome maturation factor RimP, which yields MGAQSRDERIVELLEPVLATAGLDLESVELTPAGKRRVLRVVVDSDDGVDLDTVGEVTQEVDAVLEDSDVMGAQPYVLEVTSPGVDRPLTEPRHWRRSRGRLVRASLAEGGEVTGRVTAADDQGVTLDVEGHPRTYTHAELGKGKVQVEFRRAADTDAAD from the coding sequence ATGGGAGCGCAGTCGCGTGACGAGCGCATCGTCGAACTGCTGGAGCCGGTACTGGCAACGGCCGGACTGGACCTGGAGTCCGTCGAGCTGACACCCGCGGGAAAGCGCCGGGTGCTGCGCGTGGTCGTGGACTCCGATGACGGGGTCGACCTGGACACGGTGGGCGAGGTCACGCAGGAAGTCGACGCCGTGCTGGAGGACTCCGACGTCATGGGCGCACAGCCCTACGTCCTGGAGGTCACCTCCCCGGGCGTGGACCGCCCGCTGACCGAGCCGCGGCACTGGCGACGGTCCCGCGGCCGCCTGGTGCGGGCCTCCCTCGCCGAGGGGGGCGAGGTCACCGGTCGTGTCACCGCCGCCGACGACCAGGGAGTCACCCTGGACGTCGAGGGGCACCCCCGGACCTACACCCACGCCGAACTCGGCAAGGGCAAGGTCCAGGTGGAATTCCGTCGGGCAGCCGACACCGACGCGGCGGACTAG
- a CDS encoding DUF503 domain-containing protein, with product MYVGALTLDVLLGDVHSLKQKRSLVRPVVSELRRKFSVSVSEVGEHDLYRRAKIGVAVVAPTAAFAREQMETCERFVAGRPELELLSARQRLFNEEED from the coding sequence TTGTACGTTGGGGCGCTGACCCTGGACGTCCTTCTCGGAGACGTCCACTCGCTCAAGCAGAAGCGTTCGCTGGTCCGCCCGGTCGTCTCCGAGCTGCGCCGGAAGTTCTCGGTGTCGGTCTCCGAGGTGGGCGAGCACGACCTGTACCGGCGGGCGAAGATCGGGGTCGCCGTGGTCGCGCCGACCGCCGCGTTCGCCCGCGAACAGATGGAGACCTGCGAACGATTCGTCGCGGGCCGCCCCGAACTGGAGCTGCTCTCCGCCAGGCAGCGGCTCTTCAACGAAGAGGAAGACTGA
- a CDS encoding alpha/beta fold hydrolase produces MVRIDVGRTVLGYEEAGEGSAVVLVHAASADRRMWDHQFAALAERYRVVRYDWRGYGESDDAEGPVAHFRDLLALLDALDIGRAALVGASMGGAHAVDAALVAPERVGALALVCPGMTGRAWPPEFVEAARRVVSGAVAPERLAVYRAGNADPDPADVAAMAEAQARFMVVGPDRVPEDLSAEAWERALLMYRALFQRTWSGPPTETVWPDPPAETRLAEIDVPTLVVTGLSDVPQVQDVAAQYVRGIRDARLLEMPDTGHLPSVEHPEELTAALAQFLAQSLPSP; encoded by the coding sequence ATGGTGAGGATCGACGTCGGACGCACGGTTCTGGGGTACGAGGAGGCGGGCGAGGGGTCCGCGGTGGTGCTCGTGCACGCCGCGTCCGCCGACCGCCGGATGTGGGACCACCAGTTCGCCGCGCTGGCCGAGCGGTACCGGGTGGTGCGCTACGACTGGCGGGGCTACGGGGAGTCGGACGACGCCGAGGGGCCGGTCGCCCACTTCCGGGACCTGTTGGCGCTGCTGGATGCCCTGGACATCGGGCGGGCCGCCCTGGTGGGCGCGTCGATGGGCGGGGCACATGCCGTCGATGCGGCACTGGTGGCCCCGGAGCGGGTGGGCGCCCTCGCCCTGGTGTGCCCCGGCATGACGGGGCGGGCGTGGCCGCCGGAGTTCGTCGAGGCCGCGCGGCGCGTGGTGTCGGGCGCCGTCGCACCGGAACGCCTGGCGGTGTACCGCGCGGGCAACGCCGATCCCGACCCGGCCGACGTGGCGGCGATGGCCGAGGCCCAGGCGCGGTTCATGGTCGTCGGCCCGGACCGGGTCCCCGAGGACCTGTCGGCCGAGGCCTGGGAGCGGGCCCTGCTGATGTACCGCGCCCTCTTCCAGCGCACCTGGAGCGGCCCGCCCACGGAGACGGTCTGGCCGGACCCGCCCGCCGAGACCCGTCTCGCCGAGATCGACGTGCCCACCCTGGTAGTGACGGGCCTCTCCGACGTCCCACAGGTCCAGGACGTGGCCGCGCAGTACGTGAGGGGAATCCGGGACGCCCGCCTGCTGGAGATGCCCGACACCGGACACCTGCCCTCGGTGGAGCACCCCGAGGAACTCACGGCCGCCCTCGCCCAGTTCCTCGCCCAGTCCCTCCCCTCACCCTGA